tgcaaccccaaggatgtgacacaacaagactcaactcAGCAACTACAAAAccgcctcattggaagatgcaaggacgTGATATCCAGCATGGATCCGACAAAGGCATTAGGAACGCAGGAAGAGGCAGcggagacttctcttgtcactcgcaagttctcttctagcatcttatGTTGGAAGGAACTACACAaatctcaggagggcgagagcaagaacaccaaggaaaagTCATGGTCActacactttggtgcttctggcaaaggcctctcccctgccttttatagccacaaggagacttgctgaaggagaacccgtgaatcaacagtgcacgtttcacggacacatacatgacagcattcacggacgcagTCAAAGCTACAATAATACAGATTCTCCAAACAATAACAtctcatgtgagcactgaataaagagccgtacatcccaggttttattcctgaaattatttcgggagcaatcagtgtggcggatccaattgtatcatttttctggtattttacccgaaaaagagagGTTTTTTCGGATTCCGGATATGATGAATActgcaaataatctgaaggataaaataTGATGCCAcaacttaaatccttaattccaaatctacgctcggggaGCTACTCCCAGCAAaagagattttgatttaaggctcggggactgctggatataggcatcaatgatttatttttcaaattttttgaaaaaatagactgaagtgaccctcagtctgattctgcgattcaacctaagactcgggggctactccatatgaagcgcgagtacttcgtgcaccatatatgatcaagatttcagggcttgagcacctcacagtctCAAAACAAACgaaagtacttgaaggactactcgatgtatttgaaggaaggaccagaagcaaccagaaggatgttctgactacttgaagtactcgaagacgtccaaccaagtactcgacgcctgcaggactcagctacgaagagctcggaggCTTGTCAGATCCGGGAcagtgggactgcttatagacatagaatgttctagagtaagggatatctcatggatgtaccttatctctcttgtaactacccgaataggcatagaactaaatgcagtacaaagaaaactacccgattgtgttgtaataggactccaactgtactcggctaggactttccatgtaaccctgcacccccggatatataagggcgggcagggaccccctccaaacaatcatcaaaaCCTAagtcaatacaaaccacacaggacgtagggtattacgcaaactcgcggcccgaacctgtctaaatctttgtgttccttgtaccatcaagttctagagcagtcgatccctacctacaaaccctactgctaagggtatccctgagcaggcttggcggtaaacaccgacaaggACCCcttccaaacaatcatcaacacctaaggcaatacaaaccacgcACAACAGGAGGGGGAAAAAAGGCCAGGGAGCACAagtaactcaccacgaatcTATTCTCGCGGTCGGTTCGGGCGGAGGATGACCagagaagcggatcgacggtggaacaaagcttcaagcgggctccaatggtgaccggcggtggcgggggcgattccggccgggagaagctgggctaggggttggggaaggtggaggaggtgctggggaAGATGCTCGCGCAAGGAATCGAGGTATGGTGGCCGGAGTAGGGAGATTGAAGGAATGGGACGACGGTGGAGCGAGCGGACGAGCGGAGCTCGTCTCTGGTCGAtgtgagaagaagaaggaggtgacAGCTGGGTCCCACaaccagataaatatctgggtgTTACCTGGGCAGACCGTCCGCCACTCCAGAGCGGACCGTCCGGAGTTTCCTGGGTATTACAAGAAGTCCAACGTCCAACATGAATTGGattgtccttttttttttgtatccAACGAGATCAAACGAATTTGGATCTAAAGCAAATGGATTATCCATATTCAATTAGATCCTAATCTAGTGAGATCCAATGCCAAAATCCAATTGGATGTTGGATAATACCAAATCCAATCCTAGGAGTACTTCAAGGATACGATAAAATCGGGTGTAACCCGCAGGCCTAGCTTGCGCGCAGCCGCGTGCACTGGCACTCGCTTGCGCGCGTGCATGTACCATTGTAGCTAGGCACCTAATCACTTTATTTTGAGGCCCTGCTTAGTTCTCATCTCATAAAATTCGTAAATGCAAAAAAatcgtcacatcaaatatttcgacacatgcatggaatactaaatgaaatctatttacaaaactttttgcatagatgggttgtaaatcgcgagacgaatctaatgggttTACTTAATCCATGGTTTGCAACAGTGGttctacagtaaccatccattaattattgattaatcatggattaattagcatcattagattcgtctcgcgatttacaacacatctgtgcaaaaaattttataaatagagttcatttagtacttcaaattagcaaaattccaaCACAAATTTTGCGTTTCATCTAAACAGACCCCGAGTGAATTTAATCTATGCGTACATGCAACCAATCACGCTGCTCCAGCATACGTGCAGCCTCTAGCTGACAGGAGCCTGGTTCATCCGTGCGAGCCAAGCTTGAGGAATGGGTTAGATCTTTTACTTGGACTCAGAGCTTGAGCATGTTTTTTGTATATATAAAAACTCGAGCATGGTTGGATCTTGGAGGAGTATGCATAATCCGTTGATCTGCAACCATGTTGTGGAGTAACACACAGCCACTCTGTTCActgtgctgtggctggtgctgatttgttatgagagagaAGTAGTACTGCTGGTAGGCTGAGGGCTAGTACTGATTATTTGGTGTAAGAGAAGAATATTGTTGGTTGAtgacagcgaacagagtgaatatGAAATGTGAGAATTCTAAaccctttttttttcaatgCCAATGCTTCAGCAATATCATATTCTGCGGGCTCAAGCTTGAGTCAGAAATCTTTACGACCTCGCACAGCACAcgtttttcttttatttgggTTTGAGACTAGGTTCACCGCACGATTGATGTTTGGGTGGGTGGTGGGCACTGACCTTCGCGGTCGGCAAATATAATGTGTTGTTTACCACACGCGACAGAGGGCCTGTTTAGATCCGACCCTTAAATCCGTAAACAATAAAAAACGTCatattaaatattttaacatatgcatagagtactaaatgaagtttatttataaaactttttgcatggatgtgctgtaaatcgcgagacgaatctaatgagcccacttaatccataatttgcaacagtgatgctacagtaaacatccgTTAACTAtcgattaatcatggattaattagcatcattagattcgtctcgcgatttacaatccatctgtacaaaaagttttataaatagacttcatttagtacttcaaattagtaaaatttcTTTAAAAATTTTTTTACAACGGAACTAAACACTGCCAGAATTGAAAACATCAATAACAGAGTCAATGTCAGTCAGCTAGCTGGATGACGCGTTGTGAACTCAACTAAAAGCCAATCATGGAGAGACAGACACAGacataacaacagctatcatcACATGCAGACACCCAAAGCAACCCATCTCGTAAGAGGATGCGATGCAATCGTGTGGAGTTGTAGCCGGACAGTCTTTCAGTCACTCGAATCGCTGCTACCCAGCTGCCCCTCCCTTCAAGGTGGCTCAATGCCAGCCGGCCATCCTCGAGTAGCCGGCCGGGTGCGCGCGCGCACCGCGCCGCGGGGGGTCCACTCACGTGGCTCGGAAAGCCATGGACGATGCTGTGCGCGGCACGCAGCTCGTCGTTGCAAAGATGGGCCCAGAAACAGGAGAGCCGCTGATGAACCTGCGTCGTGTTGGTTGGCGCCGCTGTTGCTCCTCGGTAGGTGGCAGGTCGGTAGGCCAACTGGGCTTGGAGGAGCATCAGTGTTTTCCTTACCGATCGGTAACCGCCGGTTACCGCCGatttttaccgataccgctactaggcggcaatccataccggcggtaaatttcgaaaaatttcgcccgaatttaaaattttcaaaaatatttgaaataaaaaaggaaaaaatatggtaagaaagtagagatgacatacatcattctaatatagaacatgttcaaatatttgactgtttgggcactcaaaaaaataaaaaaactttcgggccggtaatcccgagcggtattcggcgttttccgagcggaaatcggcgcgtttggaccggaaaccactgcattgtgagtatttcttgaatttacattgatttttagatgtttattgtgtagctatattcaaaaacatgtgttcatattagctatatggatccatttgttcatggtagttggatgttaatttgttcattttagctatatgtatatatgtgtgttcatatttcaaatatgtacatatattttcatttgttcatttgttcatttgttcatttggaccggaaaccactactatgtattatatatattgacgatgatggtttgtgaggactatggttgtgatgatttgcatggactattgttgtgatgatctatatggactatggatgtgaatttctatttttatggatatgaacttctattctatgtatgtgtaaatgttatataattgtttgatatataccatcagtaatgatatttacaaaattacggtgaaatgctgccaaaatttttaattttccaaaatcatacggtgtttaccggttaaaaacgacggttaccggtcggtaaacatcgattaccggtcggtaaacaacggttaccggttttttgaatttgaattgtcatTTCGAGCGGTTTCTAGTGGTTTTCGGCGATTTACCGCcggtttaccgataccgctagttggcgaaaatcgctttaccgtcggtaaggtgaaccctgaGGAGCATGGACGTCGAAAGGAAGCATCCATCCATGCGTTGCATGGATGCGTGGCATCTCTGCTGATCCGAATCCGATCCGATCCAATCCAAGCATGGGGGCTGTCCCGCGCGGGGCCGGACGCCGTGGATCGGGGCGGCCCGGCTGGCTGCCGCCGATGCGCCGACACAGGTTCGGCATCGGCGCGCCGAGACGACGACACTTGTGCCGGACCGGATCCGCTTGACAGCGGCGGGTGTGGTGGCACATCTCGAGCGTACGTACGCGTACAGTGCGTATAATTGTGGGCCCACTGTGGCCCAGGCGTACTGTTTGTCACGGCGCAAAGCTGACTCTGCTCGTGGACCTCCCGCGACGAACCCGAGATACTGCTGCCGGTTTGTTGGCGTTGGCCGTTGGAGGCCTCTCCCAGTCTCCCTGGGTAATGGGTATGAGTGGCCCGTGGGCTAGTACTGGACATCCAGCCATGACGACTACTAGGCCACCAAAGTGACCAGAGGCGAGAAAGACCATGCCGACAATTTAACTAACGACCCAAAGAAAAACCCGCGTTATCAAGAACCTTTTTTTTTAGGAGAGCGTTATCAAGAACCTACACTGCCAAGATGGGCCCCTTCCCCGCATTTTAGCTGTCTGCCTGatgtgtttcaaaaaaaaaactgtctgCCCGATGTTGTGCTACAACAGCGGTCCTACGGGCGCACCACTACAAGCGGAAAGAGGAAAAATGGACTGCATTGATAGTTCGAGAGGGGATCAAATTAAATTTATCaaaaaattgttatacaattaacttttcaaatttcttagaaatttttttacatAAAAAGTCCTCAAATCTGGCCTAATCTTAGAAGATTTATTAAAAAAGAACATATGTTGGGTCTGGGCTAGTAGCTGGAGTCAGGCCTCTTACTCTATTGGGCCGTGGGCGCCTTTAGTCCATGTCTGGGCTGATTGATTTTTCGTTTTCGCAAATTGGTCGGCTTCCCTGCCCATGGTCTGCTTAAACTCTTTTGAAGACACGGCCCACCTAGCAAAAAGACCCACCGTGGTTGCTCATCTAAAAAAAAACTGCCTCAATTTCACAATCCTGATAGCAAACTCACTCAGTCCTCCCAACCTGCCGCGGCACTACGATTTTCGTTTCACCTTCATTTTCGTCCGATTATTATTATTACTCGCACGCCGGGGAAAGGCGCATCACGTTTCGCCCTGCCACAGCCAGCGCCTCCACAGTTGCACGGTGCAAGCGCAGCACAGCGCGCAGAGCCGCCACACccctcgcctcgcctccgcctccgcctccgcctcctttAAATACGGCCGCAAATGGCTCCCGCGGCGCTGCTCCACCCTGCCCTCCCCTCCACGAGCGCTgccgcagcccgccgccgctacggccgcagcccgccgccgctaCGGCCGCAGCCACCGCGCCCCTCCGCCCGTCgcgcgccgctcccgccgccaccTGCTGCGCCCGATGGCCTCGCCGACGACGGCCCAggcccccgcgccggcgcccccggGCCTGAAGGAGGGCATCGCGGGGCTCTACGACGAGTCGTCGGGGCTCTGGGAGAGCATCTGGGGCGACCACATGCACCACGGCTTCTACGACTCCGGCGAGGCGGCCTCCATGGCGGACCACCGCCGCGCCCAGATCCGCATGATCGAGGAGGCGctcgccttcgccgccgtcCCAGGTGCGCCGCCTACTCCACGCCCCCGCATCTGGCCGTACGCTTGGGCTCCCCACCAGGGGTTATCTACGAATCGATTGGCCTAGCGTTTTTTCTGCGCGACtaatagtaaataataaaataataagatCCGGCAGGCGCCACGAGGCCGCTCCCTGCAGACTGTTCCTTTGGTTGTTTGCTTTCCCGTTTCGTTTGCTGGTTGGTTGATCACTGCACTGGCCAGTCGCAAGTCTGTTGAAACAATCCGACGCACGTCATCATGTGGAGCAAAGCTCTTTCGCTGTTTCCAGGCGTTTTCCAGGAGCAGGGACACGATGGCTTGCTACCTGCTGCTCAAGAGAGTGCCCTGCAGACTTCATGTTTTCCGTTTTTATTTTCGCGTGCAGATGATccggagaagaagcccaaaacGGTAGTCGATGTAGGATGCGGAATTGGTGGTAGCTCGAGGTACCTGGCCAAGAAATACGGAGCACAGTGCAAGGGCATCACGCTGAGCCCCGTTCAAGCTGAAAGAGGAAACGCTCTCGCCGCTGCGCAGGGGTTGTCGGATCAGGTGCTCACTGCTACTCCCCTACTGCTCTTGCAAATTGATATCGGTCGGTGAAGTAGCTGCCAactcttatttaaaaaaaaaaggagagaagtaGATGCCAACAGTAACTCAGTAATTCTGATATCAACTGTTActttaactttaacatctgctTGTGATGGGGCAGGTTTCTCTGCAAGTTGCTGATGCTCTGGAGCAACCGTTTCCTGATGGACAGTTCGATCTTGTGTGGTCCATGGAGAGTGGCGAGCACATGCCGGACAAGAGCAAGGTAACTTTAACATTTGAGGAAAACGTCACGTAAGTTTGATACCGCtgaacaaaaaggaaaaacaaagaaAACGGTAAGATAGCCTTCAGGACATCAGCAATCTACTGACGTCACAATAAAGCTAGTACAACATTACCTATTTAGAATTACAGGTCATTTTAGTTCTGTTTTGTTTAGTTCAGTAGTTACAGGCAAACAATAGGCAACACCGCAACAGTAAatgttactccctccatccaaaaaGAGCAATTTATTTTAGGATTCCAAATTTATCCTAGAAAATAAGTCATGTTACTACTGGCTTCAGTAGTAGGAGTTGCCCATTGTTCACCCTCCCTTCTGCTACCTCACTGAGCGATACTCGGACCTCAGCTCGAGGCTTTTTCTCTATATTTAGAAAGCGCATGTGCAGCAAGAATCAATTATTACCAAATAGGGGTATTAAATAGGGGTAAATATAgtcattttatatttttattaatCTGTCCTGAAATTTCTAAAATGACTGAACATCGAATAGTTTCACTCTCTTGGCAAAAACAAAGAGAATAGTTTCACTCTATTGCCAAAGGAGAAAAGACTGAACCCCAAACCTCCAAGATGAACATTTGGATAGTTCGGATTATTTTCTCTACATACCTTTTCTAGTGAATTTACGTGTTTTCCTTGAACTCGTATATCTAGAGCCTGACTCTTTTATCAGTTTGTTAGTGAGCTGGCACGCGTGGCGGCTCCTGGAGGGACAATAATCATCGTGACATGGTGCCATCGGAACCTGGAGCCATCTGAAACCTCGCTGAAACCGGATGAACTGAACCTCCTCAAGAGGATTTGCGATGCGTACTACCTTCCTGACTGGTGCTCACCCTCAGACTATGTGAGCATCGCCAAGTCTCTGTCTCTCGAGGTGCGTACACGTCTTTTCTGATGCTTCTAGTGCATCCAAATCCGTCTCGCCAAGAGGTGAACCTCCAGGTTGACAATTTGTATGATGTCTTAATCTTATCATatctgtctttttttttgttggttgTGGTGTGTGGTGTCAGGATGTCAAGACAGCCGATTGGTCGGAGAACGTGGCCCCATTCTGGCCGGCCGTGATAAAATCAGCACTGACATGGAAGGGCATCACCTCTCTCCTGACAAGCGGTATGTTGCTAACTCTGCTCGTCATCTTCCATGAACCGGTTTACCGATTGGGATCTGGAATCTGTGTGTGGGCACTGAATTCCGTCTCTGTCTGAAGGGTGGAAGACGATCAGAGGGGCGATGGTGATGCCACTGATGATCCAGGGCTACAAGAAGGGgctcatcaagttcaccatcatCACCTGTCGCAAGCCCGGAGCAGCGTAGGAGGTCAAGTTACCGTCGCGGCGCCTCTGTTCGGCGCAATAACGTAGAACCAAATACCTACCAATGGCGAGCTAGAAACTAGAAGGCGCCCCGTCGTcgtcttctctttctttctgtACGCGCACGCACGTTTGGCCATGTGCCCCATTCCCAATAATTTTCTACCACTCGTTGAGATAGCAGATTTCAAATTGACGCCTCCACGAGCCTGTCGTTTCCAAATCGCCGTTTCCGGTGGGGCTCCTGTGCAAGTGGTAGTAGTGTAATCTCCCGGCTACCCGTCAGCTAGGGTCGACGATGTGCCAATAGCCATCCTTGGGGCGGCAGAAAGCActgctaaaaaaaaaagaagccgtGCGCGCGCAGTGGCCGTTTTCGCACAGCATCCTGAACGGAGCCGAGAAGTTTTGGCACGGACTACGGCGTGGCTCAGCGGTAAGTCTCGGTGggagttttataaacacaattaCTTAATTTTCCATAGTTAtctagactgagaactaggtaactgtgccgatgagttttatggtgatgaaactctcctcacatcctaTCAAACTCTGGctttctctctccttgccatgtcagcaaaagtgATGGTATTTAATATCATAAAGCCCTCAATGAAACTCCCATTAAAACTGGCTTTAAGCCGCACATATGGGCGGTATACAGAAGAGGAGGATGTACCGGTCTTACGGGCTCACGATTATTCATGGATCCATAAGGCGAGGACCCAGTATTGTTATATGCCAAactgaaaataaaaaagatgtCTGAACAATGGCCCAATATTTGTCCTGTTCGGCTCGGCTGGAATGGATAGGCTGGAGCTGCTGCCCAGACAGCCAGCGCCACTGCCGATactctccttctctctctagACTTCTCTTCACTTTCTCTTCACTATGGCAAAATTTCTTGGAGCTGCAATGGACAATATGGGCTCTCTAGACTTCTCTTCACTTTCTCTTCACTATGGCAAAATTTCTTGGAGCTGCAATGGACAATATGGGTAGGGAGGGCTGAAGCCACCCCCTCCCCACCCCCACCAGCCCCCACGCTGTCTTCACCCCTGTCTGGATTTGAATTTGTTGTTGGCGCTGGTTGGCTGGCTCCAGCCCAGCTATTTAAGTGCAGCCGAACAGTCGGATTGTTCAGGACTTCCTTTTTAAAGGAAGAAGTTTTTTCAATCGAAAAATGGAGTTATATTGGTTTAGGAGGAAGAATTGCTTAGACTCAAAATGAAAAGCAAACCATAAAAGGCATAAGAGCATCTCTAACAAACTCTCCAAAATAGACTAGCTTAATCTTTATTTAGCTATTCATTTAGCTAAAATTAACTCTATATATTATGATAGAATCCAACAGACTAACTATTCATTTATTCATTTATTCAAGTCTTTCCCACCACACATATTGACAG
This window of the Panicum virgatum strain AP13 chromosome 1K, P.virgatum_v5, whole genome shotgun sequence genome carries:
- the LOC120656021 gene encoding probable tocopherol O-methyltransferase, chloroplastic encodes the protein MVCLNSFEDTAHLAKRPTVVAHLKKNCLNFTILIANSLSPPNLPRHYDFRFTFIFVRLLLLLARRGKAHHVSPCHSQRLHSCTVQAQHSAQSRHTPRLASASASASFKYGRKWLPRRCSTLPSPPRALPQPAAATAAARRRYGRSHRAPPPVARRSRRHLLRPMASPTTAQAPAPAPPGLKEGIAGLYDESSGLWESIWGDHMHHGFYDSGEAASMADHRRAQIRMIEEALAFAAVPDDPEKKPKTVVDVGCGIGGSSRYLAKKYGAQCKGITLSPVQAERGNALAAAQGLSDQVSLQVADALEQPFPDGQFDLVWSMESGEHMPDKSKFVSELARVAAPGGTIIIVTWCHRNLEPSETSLKPDELNLLKRICDAYYLPDWCSPSDYVSIAKSLSLEDVKTADWSENVAPFWPAVIKSALTWKGITSLLTSGWKTIRGAMVMPLMIQGYKKGLIKFTIITCRKPGAA